The following proteins are co-located in the Haloplanus sp. HW8-1 genome:
- a CDS encoding P-loop NTPase — MSGFVCPNCGDAHEIFGEDGGRTLADTVDVPYLGSLPLDPAIRVGADAGEPIVRQDDAKTAEAFRDLAATVANKVGVLRRHHHQTTTDDGA, encoded by the coding sequence ATGAGCGGCTTTGTCTGCCCTAATTGCGGAGACGCTCACGAAATCTTCGGCGAGGATGGTGGCCGAACTCTGGCCGACACGGTCGATGTCCCATACCTCGGATCGCTTCCGCTGGATCCGGCGATCCGTGTGGGCGCCGACGCCGGCGAGCCGATCGTTCGTCAGGACGACGCGAAGACCGCAGAAGCATTCCGAGACCTAGCGGCGACGGTTGCAAACAAAGTTGGTGTGCTGCGACGCCACCACCACCAGACTACTACTGACGATGGTGCATAA
- a CDS encoding bacterio-opsin activator domain-containing protein, with the protein MSVSAIRADKAAHVLTDPDGTIEYANPAVESVTGYERDEVLGENPRLWQSGKHGDDFYAELWEQITSGSIWEGELANRRKSGELLWIDATIAPITEDGDANRYVAIERDITERKEREIRIEDQNERLTVLNNTNEVLRDINRELVAASTRDEIEDAVCEQFASSELFDVAWVGRQGLVSGTVSPHSWAGSDLGSLEDHIEALSTADPTPVEQALGEQDPVFADVEDDRSQTVDKKRCVVVPLAYHDAEYGVLGVVTSNSDAFDLIERDVFIELGQTIADAISAVESKQTLISDSVTKLEFRLTGVDEPLAKMAARLDRTVTVEHVVDDGNENQIQYVTVTDSEPEAVVEYAADADFIDTVQHVYTYENRALFRLSVDERSIVTTLAQYGASIESLSITGTTGRLVARVASSNDIRSVVDALRTTYDGLTLVAQREHERDVQTEAAFRKQLTAALTERQREAARTAYFSGFFDWPREHSGEEVASMMDISQTTFTQHLRAAEKKLFEALFDETVAT; encoded by the coding sequence GTGAGCGTCTCCGCAATTAGGGCAGACAAAGCCGCTCATGTTCTCACCGACCCCGACGGGACTATCGAGTACGCAAACCCGGCCGTCGAGTCGGTCACTGGGTACGAGCGAGACGAGGTACTGGGAGAGAATCCCCGACTCTGGCAATCGGGGAAACACGGCGACGACTTTTATGCAGAGCTCTGGGAACAAATCACGTCAGGGTCGATCTGGGAAGGTGAACTGGCGAATCGCCGGAAATCAGGGGAGCTACTGTGGATAGACGCTACGATCGCTCCGATCACCGAGGACGGAGACGCGAATCGCTACGTCGCGATCGAGCGTGACATCACCGAACGAAAGGAACGCGAAATACGCATCGAGGACCAGAACGAGCGCTTAACGGTGCTGAACAATACGAACGAAGTGCTCCGCGATATCAACCGCGAACTCGTCGCTGCGTCGACACGCGACGAGATCGAGGACGCCGTCTGTGAACAGTTCGCCTCGTCGGAGCTCTTCGATGTGGCTTGGGTCGGTCGTCAAGGACTCGTCAGCGGTACTGTTAGCCCGCACTCGTGGGCTGGCAGCGACCTCGGATCGCTCGAAGATCATATCGAAGCACTGTCTACCGCCGATCCGACACCGGTCGAGCAGGCACTGGGGGAACAAGACCCCGTGTTTGCCGACGTCGAGGATGACCGATCGCAGACTGTCGACAAAAAACGGTGTGTCGTAGTTCCGCTTGCCTACCACGATGCGGAGTATGGCGTCCTCGGTGTAGTCACTAGCAACTCGGACGCGTTTGACCTGATCGAACGGGATGTATTCATCGAACTCGGTCAAACGATCGCAGACGCCATCAGTGCTGTCGAAAGCAAGCAAACACTCATATCAGACAGCGTAACCAAATTGGAGTTCCGGTTAACAGGAGTCGACGAGCCGCTGGCAAAGATGGCAGCACGGCTCGATCGTACGGTCACAGTCGAACACGTCGTCGACGACGGCAACGAGAATCAGATCCAGTACGTTACCGTCACCGACTCCGAGCCGGAAGCCGTCGTCGAGTACGCGGCCGACGCCGACTTCATCGATACCGTACAGCACGTCTACACGTACGAAAACCGGGCGCTTTTCCGGCTATCGGTCGACGAACGGTCGATCGTCACGACGTTAGCGCAGTACGGGGCAAGCATCGAGTCGTTGTCGATTACTGGAACCACCGGACGACTGGTCGCAAGGGTAGCCAGTTCGAACGACATTCGAAGCGTCGTCGACGCGCTTCGGACGACCTACGACGGGCTGACGCTGGTCGCACAGCGAGAGCACGAGCGGGACGTACAGACTGAAGCCGCCTTCCGAAAACAGCTGACAGCTGCGTTGACGGAGCGACAACGGGAGGCAGCCCGAACCGCGTACTTTTCAGGGTTCTTCGATTGGCCACGTGAGCACAGCGGGGAGGAAGTCGCGTCGATGATGGACATCTCACAGACGACGTTCACCCAGCACCTTCGGGCAGCGGAAAAGAAACTCTTCGAAGCACTGTTCGACGAGACAGTAGCCACTTAG
- a CDS encoding sulfite exporter TauE/SafE family protein: protein MSSSHSHLNAVQFLKNLRNLRYREVVMMVATLAVVAGSVVFFPGVENIAKGVQSDVSVNLLALFVVVAVLAGAVKGMIGFGYALITTPIFASVIDPTLAVVVLAIPPWMINMFQIGETDTGLEFVREEWVLLALATVGSVLGVFFLAQFRTGPIVPFLIALIILGYVVFQVVENFVTIEEAHHPIGLSVAGFLEGFLLAAANLGPLLPAYFHTFERDVERYIGGLSMVLGTIFTVRILQMVFFTELMTTYRLWLGSVIAVVTIVGLLLGTYLRRLEVDQEKFNRFVVGLLFLISLNIFRKTIPTLFF from the coding sequence ATGAGTTCATCCCACTCCCACCTCAACGCAGTACAGTTCCTCAAGAATTTGCGGAATCTCCGGTATCGCGAAGTGGTGATGATGGTGGCGACCCTCGCGGTCGTCGCCGGATCAGTCGTCTTTTTCCCCGGCGTGGAGAACATCGCGAAAGGCGTTCAGTCGGACGTCTCCGTTAACCTCCTCGCCCTGTTCGTCGTCGTCGCGGTCCTTGCGGGGGCGGTCAAGGGTATGATCGGGTTTGGATATGCTCTGATCACTACCCCAATTTTCGCGTCGGTGATCGACCCGACGCTCGCGGTGGTCGTCCTCGCGATCCCACCGTGGATGATCAACATGTTCCAGATCGGCGAGACTGACACCGGACTCGAGTTCGTTCGCGAGGAATGGGTGTTATTGGCCCTCGCGACGGTTGGATCGGTCCTCGGTGTGTTCTTTCTCGCACAGTTCCGGACGGGCCCCATCGTTCCGTTCCTCATCGCGCTCATTATCCTCGGGTACGTGGTCTTTCAGGTCGTGGAGAACTTCGTGACCATCGAGGAGGCGCATCATCCGATCGGCCTCAGCGTCGCTGGCTTCCTCGAGGGGTTCCTGCTGGCTGCCGCCAATCTCGGCCCGTTGCTGCCGGCCTACTTCCACACCTTTGAACGGGATGTCGAGCGGTATATCGGCGGGCTTTCCATGGTGCTTGGGACAATCTTCACGGTGCGGATTCTCCAGATGGTGTTTTTTACGGAGCTCATGACGACCTATCGCCTCTGGCTCGGATCGGTCATCGCGGTCGTGACGATCGTCGGGCTCTTACTCGGGACGTACCTGCGACGACTGGAGGTCGATCAGGAGAAGTTCAACCGGTTTGTCGTCGGGCTGCTGTTCCTCATTTCCCTCAATATCTTCCGGAAAACGATCCCGACGCTCTTCTTCTAA
- the trxA gene encoding thioredoxin codes for MATDTASTDGSDTTDEPIHIDGGTQLDDVVAEHDVVLTDFYADWCGPCQMLEPVVETIAAETDAAVVKVDVDANQQLAGAYGVRGVPTLILFAGGEQVEEIVGVQGEDQLRSLIERYTE; via the coding sequence ATGGCAACTGATACTGCATCCACGGACGGAAGCGATACTACGGACGAACCCATCCACATCGATGGAGGCACCCAACTCGACGATGTCGTCGCCGAACACGATGTCGTCCTCACGGACTTTTATGCCGACTGGTGTGGGCCGTGCCAGATGCTCGAACCGGTCGTTGAAACGATCGCCGCAGAGACCGACGCCGCTGTCGTGAAGGTTGACGTCGACGCCAACCAGCAGCTCGCTGGAGCCTACGGTGTTCGGGGCGTCCCGACCCTGATTCTGTTTGCCGGCGGCGAGCAGGTCGAAGAAATCGTCGGGGTGCAGGGCGAAGATCAACTGCGCTCTCTGATCGAGAGGTACACCGAGTAA
- a CDS encoding helix-turn-helix domain-containing protein translates to MPDSMSDQLRRDMECEGLLECFHGLKELDKKCFRTLVEAEEPLTVDEIADAVERERSTAYRAVQRLLQTGFIEKNQINYDQGGYYHVYSPTDPSQIADDMQRMLNDWYAKMGQLIQEFEDKYEQSEASAPTVEG, encoded by the coding sequence ATGCCGGACTCGATGTCTGACCAACTCCGTCGAGATATGGAGTGTGAGGGACTGTTGGAGTGCTTCCACGGTCTCAAAGAACTCGACAAGAAATGCTTCAGGACACTCGTCGAGGCCGAAGAACCACTGACCGTCGACGAGATCGCCGATGCCGTTGAGCGGGAGCGTTCCACCGCTTACCGGGCCGTCCAGCGGCTACTGCAGACGGGCTTCATCGAGAAGAATCAGATCAACTACGACCAGGGCGGTTACTACCACGTCTACTCGCCGACGGATCCGTCACAGATCGCAGACGACATGCAGCGGATGCTCAACGACTGGTACGCGAAGATGGGCCAACTCATCCAGGAGTTCGAGGACAAATACGAACAGTCCGAAGCCTCGGCTCCAACCGTCGAAGGATAG
- a CDS encoding hemolysin family protein produces MVNVALSLAQVVLALALVVLNGFFVAAEFAFVRIRGTSVDQLVEEGRPGAGTLQEVMVGLDDYLATTQLGITIASLGLGWVGEPAVAALIEPVLEPILPEGLIHLVAFAIGFSVITFLHVVFGELAPKTLAIAQTERLSLFLAPPMKVFYYLLYPGIVVFNGAANAFTRALGVPPASETDETLGERELLRVLTRSSEQGDIDVAEVTMIERVFDLDDIVVREVMVPRPDVVSVSADAALSDLQSIILEAGHTRYPVLDADDGDQVIGFVDVKDVLRAEVEPGDAEVVDDIAREIVIAPETMALSDLLKQFREDQQQMVAVIDEWGAFEGIATVEDVVEALVGDLRDEFDMDEREPSIRRRGDEGHDIDGGVSLSKINDRIEGDFTSEEVETIGGLVLEQLNRAPERGDHVEVDGYVVEVTSVEGTRISTVWVHERGEGDSVVD; encoded by the coding sequence ATGGTAAATGTCGCACTCTCGCTGGCCCAAGTCGTCCTTGCACTGGCTCTGGTGGTGTTGAACGGCTTTTTCGTCGCTGCAGAGTTCGCCTTCGTACGGATACGAGGGACATCGGTCGACCAACTTGTTGAAGAGGGGCGCCCCGGCGCGGGGACGCTCCAAGAAGTGATGGTGGGACTTGACGACTATCTCGCGACGACGCAACTCGGTATCACCATCGCCTCGCTCGGGTTGGGATGGGTCGGCGAACCAGCCGTGGCGGCGCTCATCGAACCCGTACTGGAACCGATTCTCCCGGAGGGTCTCATCCATCTCGTCGCGTTTGCAATCGGCTTCAGTGTCATCACGTTCCTCCACGTCGTCTTCGGTGAACTCGCACCGAAGACGCTCGCAATCGCCCAGACCGAGCGACTCTCCCTGTTCCTCGCCCCGCCGATGAAAGTCTTCTATTACCTCCTCTATCCGGGTATCGTCGTCTTTAACGGGGCTGCCAACGCATTCACGCGGGCGCTCGGTGTGCCCCCCGCTTCCGAAACGGATGAGACACTCGGCGAACGGGAGCTCCTCCGGGTACTGACTCGATCCAGTGAGCAAGGAGACATCGACGTTGCGGAAGTGACGATGATCGAACGGGTCTTCGATCTCGACGACATCGTGGTGCGGGAGGTCATGGTTCCACGACCGGACGTGGTGAGCGTTTCGGCGGACGCCGCGCTGTCCGACCTCCAGTCGATCATCCTCGAGGCTGGTCATACCCGCTATCCCGTTCTTGATGCCGACGACGGCGACCAAGTGATCGGATTCGTGGACGTCAAGGACGTGTTACGAGCCGAGGTGGAGCCCGGGGACGCCGAGGTAGTCGACGATATCGCCCGCGAGATCGTCATCGCTCCCGAGACGATGGCACTGAGCGATCTCCTGAAACAGTTCAGGGAAGATCAACAACAAATGGTCGCAGTTATCGACGAGTGGGGGGCATTTGAGGGGATCGCAACGGTCGAAGACGTCGTCGAGGCGCTCGTTGGAGACCTTCGGGATGAGTTCGATATGGACGAGCGGGAACCCTCGATTCGCCGGCGTGGCGACGAGGGGCACGACATCGACGGGGGCGTCTCGCTGTCGAAGATCAACGACAGGATCGAGGGGGATTTCACGAGTGAAGAGGTCGAAACGATCGGTGGACTGGTACTCGAGCAACTCAACCGTGCACCAGAGCGTGGCGATCACGTCGAGGTCGATGGGTACGTCGTCGAGGTGACGAGCGTTGAGGGGACCCGAATTTCGACGGTCTGGGTCCACGAACGTGGGGAGGGTGATTCAGTGGTGGACTGA
- a CDS encoding ferritin-like domain-containing protein, with protein MTSDRVIDLLQKAYGDEMETVMNYQTNAIVLDGVRAEEIKQSLQQDIQEELTHAGQLGNRLKQLDARPPSSAEFTPRQDSLRPPKDSTDVLSVIRGVLDAEEDAIETYRSLIDAAEDADDPVTEDLAVTILADEEAHRTEFRGFEKEYQND; from the coding sequence ATGACCTCAGACCGTGTCATCGACCTGCTCCAGAAGGCCTACGGCGACGAGATGGAGACCGTGATGAACTATCAGACGAACGCGATCGTCTTGGACGGCGTCCGGGCCGAAGAGATCAAGCAGAGTCTCCAGCAAGACATTCAGGAGGAACTGACACACGCCGGGCAACTCGGGAACCGACTCAAGCAGTTGGATGCCCGACCACCTAGTTCGGCGGAGTTTACCCCCCGACAGGACTCGTTGCGACCTCCCAAGGATTCGACCGACGTCCTCTCTGTTATCCGAGGCGTTCTCGACGCTGAAGAGGACGCTATCGAGACGTATCGATCGCTTATTGACGCTGCCGAGGACGCCGACGATCCGGTCACCGAAGACCTCGCAGTGACGATCCTCGCCGACGAGGAAGCCCACCGAACCGAATTCCGGGGCTTCGAAAAGGAATATCAAAACGACTGA
- a CDS encoding HalX domain-containing protein yields the protein MPSAKPTVLLVDDEKDVVDVYALAFAEDYHVRKAFGGQEALEKVDDADVVLLDRRMPGLSGREVLAKIRDRDIDVRVAMVTAVDPDFDITEMGFDAYLTKPVGDEELRETVDGLLTLSTYDQQVRERFAVAEKLAALEAEKPSGELAESEEYEALTERAAELDARASETVGEMDPGAFGKAISGIEHPDDE from the coding sequence ATGCCATCAGCGAAGCCGACCGTTCTCCTCGTCGACGACGAAAAGGACGTCGTCGACGTCTACGCGCTGGCGTTTGCCGAGGACTACCACGTCCGCAAAGCGTTCGGGGGTCAGGAGGCACTCGAGAAGGTAGACGACGCCGACGTGGTCCTGCTGGACCGTCGGATGCCGGGGCTATCAGGCCGTGAGGTACTCGCGAAGATTCGGGATCGGGATATCGACGTTCGAGTCGCGATGGTAACCGCCGTCGATCCCGACTTCGACATCACGGAGATGGGGTTCGACGCTTACCTGACCAAACCGGTCGGTGACGAGGAACTCCGCGAGACCGTCGACGGACTGCTCACCCTCTCGACGTACGACCAGCAGGTGCGCGAACGATTCGCCGTCGCGGAGAAACTGGCGGCGCTGGAGGCGGAGAAACCGAGCGGGGAACTCGCCGAGAGCGAAGAGTACGAGGCGTTGACGGAGCGGGCGGCGGAACTCGACGCGCGCGCCTCGGAGACGGTTGGCGAGATGGACCCAGGTGCCTTCGGGAAAGCGATTTCGGGGATCGAACACCCTGACGACGAGTAG
- a CDS encoding RNA polymerase Rpb4 family protein: MTIFKEQLDEEFVTVSEVKELLAEVEAERAADVDREMRYELARAIEHANTFAILDGAESRNLVEELLELDQVDEVAAFKIADLLPMDRDELRSVFAHGRYSLDGDELDEILNVVAKYA; the protein is encoded by the coding sequence ATGACAATCTTCAAAGAGCAACTCGACGAGGAGTTCGTCACCGTCTCGGAGGTCAAAGAGCTCCTCGCCGAAGTCGAGGCGGAGCGGGCCGCCGACGTGGACCGCGAGATGCGGTACGAACTCGCACGCGCCATCGAGCACGCCAACACCTTCGCCATCCTCGACGGGGCAGAGTCCCGCAACCTCGTCGAGGAACTGCTCGAACTCGATCAGGTCGACGAGGTTGCTGCGTTCAAGATCGCGGACCTGCTCCCGATGGACCGGGACGAACTCCGCTCGGTGTTCGCCCACGGCCGCTACTCGCTCGACGGCGACGAACTCGACGAGATCCTGAACGTCGTCGCGAAGTACGCCTGA
- a CDS encoding 50S ribosomal protein L21e, with protein MPSSNGPLKGTRGKLSNDPRDRGASPPQRAIQEYDVGQKVHLTLDPSVSEGRFHPRFNGHTGTVVGTQGRAFQIEINDGGKEKTIIARPAHLKAQQ; from the coding sequence ATGCCGAGTTCAAACGGTCCGCTGAAAGGGACGCGCGGAAAGCTCTCGAACGATCCGCGGGACCGCGGCGCGTCCCCACCGCAGCGCGCGATTCAGGAGTACGACGTCGGTCAGAAAGTCCACCTCACGCTCGATCCCAGCGTCTCCGAGGGTCGGTTCCACCCCCGTTTCAACGGCCACACCGGGACCGTCGTCGGCACCCAGGGCCGGGCTTTCCAGATCGAGATCAACGACGGCGGCAAGGAGAAGACGATCATCGCGCGTCCGGCACACCTGAAGGCTCAGCAGTAG
- a CDS encoding elongation factor 1-beta, whose amino-acid sequence MGKVAAKMKVMPESPEIDLDELQERLEASLPEGAKINGFERDEVAFGLVALLPTVIVPDDAGGTEAVEEAFSGVDDVESVSVENVGRI is encoded by the coding sequence ATGGGCAAGGTCGCCGCCAAAATGAAGGTGATGCCCGAGAGCCCCGAGATCGACCTCGACGAACTCCAGGAGCGACTCGAAGCGTCGCTCCCGGAGGGCGCGAAGATCAACGGGTTCGAGCGCGACGAGGTCGCGTTCGGGCTCGTGGCGCTGCTCCCGACCGTGATCGTCCCCGACGACGCGGGCGGGACGGAGGCCGTCGAGGAGGCGTTCTCCGGCGTCGACGACGTCGAGAGCGTCTCCGTCGAGAACGTCGGCCGGATCTGA
- a CDS encoding HVO_2753 family zinc finger protein translates to MSQTEGKQERQCVSCGINISGMSAASFKCPDCGQQIYRCAKCRKQSNLYECPDCGFRGP, encoded by the coding sequence ATGAGTCAGACGGAAGGAAAGCAGGAGCGCCAATGTGTCTCCTGTGGCATCAACATCTCCGGGATGAGCGCGGCTTCGTTCAAATGCCCGGACTGCGGGCAGCAGATCTATCGCTGTGCGAAATGTCGCAAACAGAGCAACCTCTATGAGTGTCCCGACTGCGGGTTCAGGGGGCCGTAG
- a CDS encoding tripartite tricarboxylate transporter permease gives MYSHKPNTVFALFALVALGTPRTGVMVAMERAGVTEPLFPLVATTGLASAVGFALVVSVGDAYLRTVGRLDYTRVSLATGCLLVGLAYLFAGGLGLAVFALAALVGLLPSALGVRRVHLMAVLAPAIALP, from the coding sequence ATGTACAGCCATAAACCGAACACCGTGTTCGCACTCTTCGCCCTCGTGGCGCTCGGGACCCCCCGGACTGGCGTGATGGTCGCGATGGAGCGGGCCGGCGTCACGGAGCCACTGTTTCCACTCGTCGCGACGACGGGGCTGGCTTCGGCAGTCGGCTTCGCGCTCGTCGTCTCCGTCGGCGACGCCTACCTGCGGACGGTCGGTCGCCTCGATTACACCCGCGTGTCGCTGGCGACGGGATGCCTGCTGGTCGGCCTCGCGTACCTCTTTGCCGGTGGCCTCGGCCTCGCAGTCTTCGCCCTCGCGGCGCTCGTCGGTCTCCTCCCGTCCGCCCTCGGCGTGCGCCGCGTTCACCTGATGGCGGTGCTAGCGCCCGCAATCGCCCTTCCGTGA